atacatttgaACTTTTTCTTGATCCTATGGAATTTCCAGGTCGTGGCAAGAGTGACATCACCAAGAGGTCTGATAGTGACTCGATGCAGGTAGAGGTCCAGTGCCTACGGACCAGAATACATCGCTGAGTGCGTGTGCAAAAATGGGAGCATCTCAGCATTTCTGTGAACATTGcatttctggggctgctgcctcctAAGGCAGCACCAATGCCACCCTCCATCTTCCACTCTGCacttaagagcagagacacacgtggagatttggggagatttagtcgcccggcgacaaatcgcctcttcttcgggtgactaatctcccagaactgccttcccactgattagaatctaaatcgccggcggatcgcttaattttccaaagtcacccaaagtttcctcatgaggcaacttcaggcaacttaggaaaactaagtgctccgagtgccatcctgtaggcaatttagattctagacaGGGGAAAggaattcagggagattagtcgcccaaagaagaggctatttttcactgtgcgactaatctccctgaatctctatgtgtgtctctgcccttaaactggATGGGATGGAGAGCGCATTGCTAATGCCGAGAGCACTATTGCACTCACTGCACTAGCTTTTTGCCACCTCCAGTAACTAGCTGCCTggggcaagattctcaccttgttTCACGACCCTGATTGCCCACTAGGTGTTATGATCTGTGTtataccaaaaaaaatttcagttctGATAAACCATGCAGCTAGACACTCCAaaccatattatttatttatttatttattttatgtatttatgtagaaGACATAATAATGGTAACTTCTATTATGTATTGCTTGCTGCTTTTTCACATTAGTATATCAATTCCTGTGAAAGGATACACTTTTAAGCAGTGGGCAAAACAACAAAAGCACCAACCTCAACTTGTATTTTCCTTAAAAgcaaagaggagaaaaaaaataaaatgatagaaATCCaagtaaatacataaaataaaaaaatggaagaacTTCCTCCGGGTAAAACTGAAAGGAGAACACTAAGGTCTAAGACAAGACTCGATAATAAGGCAATGGTTCCTGACTGAAAATCTCACAATTAGCATGTAACACAACTCGAGTGACTTGTGCGCCAGTATCATTGATAAACATTTGCCAACCTTTGGTCAGTACTTAATCAATAAGGAATTAGCTGCTAatgttaacatttagggggttatttataagaggtcgaatgttagaattttttatacctcgaaaGAGTTTGAATGCACTCACAAcccgaatggtttcttatttaataaaaagccTGAAAGAAAAACACTtgattctgcgagtttgagttgtgaaacccgaaaattcaaattgatcGGGTCTTCagcgaaaaaaaccttgaattcaagggacctctgccattgactcctatatgaccttgacaggttttatatggtgtattttcagattcaagctatttccagggtgggggtattataaatctagaaaaattcgagtttttttaaaaaaaccccgaaaaactcgcatttttgtggaaaacacaactcgaatcttaataaatctgccccttaatgtctcctTGCATTATTGAGTATAAACGCAAACTACACCTCTCAGACCTTTTCTGGAGACCTAAGCTGACCAAATCGGTACTGTTAGTCCAGACTATAGCATTAAAAGAGAATAAATATGTTTAATCATATCAGTGGCTCATATTATTTCAGTTGTCAGGTTATGATCATGACTATGGAGCATACTCATCACATACAATTTCTACTTTCCCCACACCAAATAAAGGATAAATGAACTGGGTAAAATAAGATAAGCCAGCGCTTATTTCATGATTCCTCACCTGGTTTTGTTCGTCAAAATCCCCATTCAAAGAGAAAGATGAATCAGGATCATTTAGAATATCTTTTAGCTGAGGGAAATCCAAAGGtctcaaaaatgtaaaatctgttcTGTCCAGAGCTGGCGAATAACAAGTTTTATAACTTTGGACGGAAGAACGTGGTATTGTCTTAACTTCCATGTACTTTAAAGTACTTTCAGAATGTATCTGGAGACTGGGTTCTGGGTGGCACGGAAAGCTTTCACACATTGTTGGCGCATTTTCTGTCTTTAAACACTTGATGGTCAAGACAGTAAAAGTTACCAGGGACACTATAATAATTGCAACAAGAGATATGATTAAGTATAAAGTCACATCTGATTGTTCATTTGAAGATATCTGGAAATCTTGTGATTTAGGAGTTTCATCATGAACAACTTCTTCAAAAGATACTATGACAGCGGCTGTGCTTGATAAAGCTGGTTCCCCATTATCTCGAACTAAGACAAATATGGTGTTAGTATTCTCGTCAGTCTCAAGTACATGTCGCATAACTCTTATTTCCCCTGTATGTGGTGAAATTTGAAATAGAGTTGGATCAGTTGCCTGAAGTATACTATAAGTCAACCAAGCATTGTAGCCTGAATCTGCATCAACAGCTGTTATCTTGGTCACCAAATAACCTATGGATACATGACGGGGTACTTTTTGATGCTCAGTGGTTTCTCTCGTCCACACAGGATAGAGAATAGTTGGATGATTATCATTTTGGTCcaatacaaatatatgtatagttGCGTTTGTTCTTAGTATTGGTGAGCCCCTATCCTCCACAAAAACTGGAATTTCTAAATGTTGAATATGCTCATAGTCAAAGGAGCGCTGAGCATAAACATTAccattgttttcatttatataaataaaagaagatattggAGAACCCGCTATATAAGAATCCATAACAGAAAATGTAAGGAGGGCATTTGTACCCTCGTCTATATCAGTTGCAGATATTTTACATAGCAACATCCCAGGCAAGTTATTCTCATGTATAAATGCATAGAAAAAAGGCTGTGAGAACAATGGTGCATTATCGTTGACATCTGATATATTAAGTGTTTTCTCAGTGAACAATGGAGGAACACCTAAATCCGAGGCGATAAAGTGTATATTATATTGAGGCATTGTTTCCCTATCTAAAATAGCATCTGTTATCAAAGAATAATGATTTTCAAGAGATAGAAATTGAAAAGGAAGTTCTGCTGAAAGCTGTAACTGGACTTCCCCATTTTTGCCTGAATCGCGATCAATTATATTGAACAATCCAACAACTGTTCCAACTGGCGTGTTTTCAGCAACAGAATATTCCAAGGAAGTTACAAAAATCTCTGGAGCATTATCATTTGAGTCTTCAATTTCCACCTGGATAACACAATGTCCTTCCATCACAGGTATACCTTTGTCTCTGGCTCTTAtataaatttcataaaaacttgATTCTTCAAAATCAATCTCTCCTTGAACATGTATTTCGCCACTTATGGGGTCTAGCCTAAATAACCTTTCCACCACATTGGCCGTATGATCCGCAAAAGAATACTCAATTTCGCTGTTTAAGCCATCATCCAGATCAGTAGCATTCAATTTTATAAGCAAAGTATCCCACTGAATATTTTCCAACAAACTTGTCTTATAAACAGGTTGATCAAAGGTTGGAGGGTTGTCATTGTTATCCAAAACTTGAATTGTAATTTTAGTTGTGCCAGATCTAGGTGGATGACCTCCATCTAAAGCGGTAAGTATTAGCTGATGCTCTCCTATCTCTTCTCTATCAAGTGTATGCTCCAAAACTAATTCAGGAAATAGCTTGCCATCTTTCAGCTGTTTGACGCTCAATGCAAAATGTTGACTTGGACTCATCTTATAAGAGATAACCGCATTGGTCCCCACATCTGGATCAATAGCATTCTCCAATGGAAACCTCAATCCTGGAGCTGCCAGCTCTGCTATTTTGATTAGGCGCTCAGAATTAACAAAATGAGGTGAATTATCATTGATATCCAAAATTTCAATAATTATGCGAAACAACTCCAGAGGTTTTTCTATAATCAACTCTACAGGCAACAAACAGCTAGAAACAGGACCACACAGAGTCTCTCTGTCTATCTTTTCATTCAGAAGCAGATCTCCCATTTCCAGTTTCACAGCAAAATACTTTTTGCTTTCTTCAGGTCCTAGCCTCAATCTCCTTTCAGAAATATGCTCCACATTCAATCCCAGATCCCTTGCTACATTTCCTATTACTGTTCCAGGGTCTGATTCTTCTACAACAGTGTAATGAAGCTGTCCATTTGACCATCcccagcaaacaaaataaaagacaTACATTACTTGCCATGTCCAAGCTTTCCAAAGGAGACGACAGTCCATTCTAACCAGATATTTCCCTGAGATTGTAAAATCAGTAACGAAAAAATACGATCTAGTCTGAATAAATCCAGCAAAGCAAATGTTATTAGCTGAAAGTGTTTCTTGTAGTGAAGCAGTTGGTATATGGATGGTTTTATACTTGGTACTGATCAGCATGTAAGAGGGAGGGTGAGTCATTACTGGAGGAGGACAGCAATAAGACAGTTAAAAAGCAGATATTATGTGTTAGCTTATATGATTATTGGGTGAGAGTTACTCCCACTCCTCCAATGACTAAAATTGTCTTGGCATTACTAAACATATTAATAAACTAGCAGAACAACCTGTGCTTTGCGGGTTTGCTTTGACAATTCTTCCTAAgaatgtggggaaaaaaaattcaaatctttacACACCTTTGCAAGCACAAACACACTCTTAAAAAGTTATATGTGATTAACCTTAAAACATTTAAGACACAGACACTGCAATCagtatttcattttctttacCCAATACAAATAAATGAACTACACTGCTTACCAACTTTCATGGAaatgaattcgaattttctaatctCTCAGTAAGAAAACATCTCTATATGCATGTATTACTATAGAATTCTACAGTATATCAATCTAATTCTACATGTATCTATTTCtatcatgcattttgttttgcaaagCCTGCTTATCTAATTCGCTGCACAGTACGATCCTTTTATCTGTTTATTTCTGCAGAAACAGATGGGTTTATAACATTCAGTACTGTGTTCTGGGAAatatatcaagaaaaaaaaatcttggataCAGTTACAACAGATtaaaagaagaaccctgctctcTTTTAAATTCAATAGGAAGCATAAACACATTGATATCTATAtagtgtatctatctatcatcgctGGCAGCAacccaaataaatgatttattgcaAAGGGTGTCTAGTAATTTTACAAAGAGTCAAAGTCAAGTCCAGATCACTTACAACCTTTATGAATCCAAGAATGAACtagaaaagtaataaaatttACATAACTACATACATTTACATAAcataaagtagtacaggtatgggacctgttatccagaatgcttgggacctggggcttgccgtataagggatctttctgtaatttggatcttcatatcttaggtcTACTCAAGAATCAggtgaacattaaaaaaaacaataggctgtttctgtttccaataaggaataattatatcttagttagggtaatgtaaaaggtactgttttattattacagagaaaaaggaaatcatttttaaaaatgtggactatttgtataaaatggggtctatgggagatggcctttccataattcagagctttctggataaaaggttcaaatcctatacttgtatacaggacataactacagagaaagcagaccctatTGTTGCAAGAGGGCCCAGGAGTATAATAGGCACagcgaggccctaattaataagcaatttcaatatatcttggtagaataggctcTAAATTTTGGGGCTCTAAACTGAATCTgccatggggcccagtaacatttatttataccACTGGTATTACAGCAAGCTAAAGTAACCAATAACTCTATAATGTAGACTAGGAGGGATTTTTGTTTCCTTATcactaaaatgtttatttggCCAACAGTTAAGGTATGGAAAGCTACGTCCCTGTGTAAGATCTGTAAAATATGCTGCTGTTATTGCGTAATTCTTCCATGTTATTGTTTCAGTTTTATTCTCAGATTACCCAGCAATAGTGGTGATTTCTTAACATTggcgatttttattttgactctATATAATTAATCAAAACACAATCTTAAATGCTGGAAACAGTTTCATTTGGAGAACgctcatttatcaatatataGGAGTAAGTACCAGGTGTCTCTGTACACTTGTAGAAACCACCTCTTAATGTCCTAAAATTCATATGTTCTGTGTTAATCACTAGTCccaaaaaccagaatattttttcCAAATCAAAAGCAATGGCAGGTTAAAATATGCATTGCTTTCAAGTAGGTAATTTTAATTGAAGGTTAGCAGAAGAGCAATAATTatatccagtttaaaaaaaaagtgtcatttctATTATTCCAAAAGAAGATATTCAAATGCTACCATTTCTATAATGACAGAACAAGACCTTCAACCACTTGACAGGTCTTTAATTTATAAATCCTAAAGAAATCGTTTATTGAATGAAGTTGTTCGAATATAATGAAAGTGTGCTGTGAAAATAACACGTGCAGGTTCGATGGGAGGAACCATTGTCTGCGTTCAGCATATCTACATTGCTGCTGTTCTTTTTAATGACCGTAGAAGCTATCGTTGCAAAATGTTTCTGCTTTTAATTTGCTTTCAGGAGGAcacaatcatatatttttttttaattttgtaatgtttatacattttatatttgtaaaagAGATATTAAGTAGTAACTGTATAATTATTGTATTACTAATATTGCTGGCTTAACATATGGTTCTAGCCTTATCTTAGCTACCATTATCCCAGACTAACCATTCTTTCTTATTACCTTCTTAAGACTTCCTGTGACACAAGCGTTAGGGTTTCATGTCGCTGGAGACCAGATTAGAAATTTGGAAAACACTCTTGTGTGTAACAAAGCAGCTATCAAGCATGCCTCATGTTGCATGTCtgcataacattttaaaatgatacttctactagtgatgagcgaataaactctgcaggcatggattcgcggcaAATTTTAGTGTTCACCACCTGCAAATGTTTTCGCGAAACAACGTTGAAAATTCACAGGCAAAATTCTGCAGGGACAAAAAAATTCATCAAAATTGACTCGCATAAAAATTGTAGCACGTCAGAATTAGTTTgaggcccattgacttaaatgcgttttgcaaattttcaccggtatcaaatttttttcgccgttttgcaaattatttgggACAGATTTGACCATCACTAATTTCTACACAAGAATTAATGGGTAACAGGTTTATGCATTTAAAATTTTGATAGTTAGAAAGAATTGCAAATGACTCACCGAGTaatgaaagtggtccgggtgcaccagccccagatcCCCAGCTTGAGGGAGCGGCACGGCAAAGAAaaaagcagggctgaccggcactcaacggatccacaagaccagagaaattaaattaaaagaataatttcatttatacaaagtttaaaagtatataaatctacatctccatccaccctacgcatttCACACCCATTCAGtgcgcttagtcatgggctctaaTGATCTTcacaggatatgagcatttatacagaaaacaacaaatcaaaaaaatatacacatgtacacatgtacatatacatgcaaacacacacacatatatatatactgtataagcgtAAACTCATCTCCATTCAATCAGAGTTGGTATACATTATTAAATTGTATTGAATATAAAGAGAATGTAAACAGTTTTTCAAGAACAGTAACATGTTACATCAAATTCGGAATTCATACTGCAAGGTATTCTAGTTTTGAAATTAAAGTTTCAATATACTTCTCTTCGAGACAGAATTTTTGATAGAGCACCTCCCCAGTTGTTGAGATAAACTTTTTCTATACCTTGGAAACTGCAAAAGTTCAAATCTCCAGAGTTGCACAGATGAAAATGCTTAGAAACTTAGAAACATTTCTCTTTTTTGGTTTTTATATCATAAATATAGGGCAAATTTTGCTCCCACCACGATGCTTCAAATAGGTTTTACTTTATacttgaagcaaacacataatttttttctttttgataatcaatattatctacaaaaacagGGCACCATGATGGGAACAACATTTGCCCCATCCTATGCCAACTTGTACATGGGATGGTgggaatatatgtatttatacggAGATTACAACCCATTCAGACAAATGATTAATTTTTATGGATGCTACATTGACGATTTGCTCTTCATCTGGAAGGGTGATCTAACAACCTTCATAGAATACACCAACTCAAACGAATCTAAAAGTTTTACTCATGAATACCATGACAACAAGATTAGTTTTCTAGACATCAGCCTATCAAATGACAGTAACAATGTGACTACCTCTCTATACCGCAAAGAATGCACAGCAAATACCCTACTATGGGCCACTTCCTCACATCCTaaacatttaatacaaaatataccAGTAGGCCAATTCCTGCGTCTTAGAAGATTATGCTCTGATTTCTGTACCTTTGTGACAGAAGCATGTCATTTAAGAGACAGGTTACTACACAGGGGATACAATATGAGTTTATTGAAAGAAGCTTTTAAAAAAGTACTCATGACCCCAAGACACTTCCTTCTCCAAAAACAAACACGTTCATCTCGAGGCACTTTTAAGCAAGCATCAACCGTAGACAAACCCTTGTGTATATTTACATACAGCCCACAATTTCCTCTGATCAAACGTATAATTGAAGAAAATGTCTCCATCTTAAAGACAGATGACAAACTCTAAATTCTGGCTGCAAGTTTGTTACCAGAAAAGGTCTCACTCTAAATAACTAATGCTTTCCCCTAGTATGGTGAATACCAAAAAAGAATCCCACACTACCTGGCTAGTGACAAAAGGAAATTTTATATGCGGAGAAAAGAGATGTGTAGTATGTCCATACATGAAAAAAAGTGATACCTTTGCAGACAATGTAAACAGCAAAAtccataaaagaaaacaatatattaattgcaatacaaaaaaatgtgatATACCTAATTACATGACTAAAATGCCAGAGTAAATATGCGGGCACAACCTCACGTCAATTGAAGGAAAGAATTTGAGAACATATTTTTGATATAAAAACCATAAAAGAGACTAatgtttctaagcattttttatcTGTGCAACTCTGGAGATTTGAACTTTTGCAGTATCCAAGGTATAGAAAAAGTGTATCTCAACAACCGGGGAGGAGATCTATCAAATATTCTGTCTCGAAGAGAAGTATATTGGAACTTTAATCTCAAAACTAGAAAACCTTGCGGTATGAATCCCGAATTTGATGTAACATGTTACTATTCTTGAAAAgctgtttacatttatatatatatagatatatatatatctatatatatatgtatgtgcatgtatatgtacatgcgtatatatatatatatatatatatatatatatatatatatattgtgaaccggtaactggaacacagtgtgaagggagatatatttcccctaggttcatgtcttactccgatatgtacagcagttctgagtgggttaattcccctagaaagtctcacctggggaataattagcaggctagatcagttagctgctagagagggttggggctCAGAGTGAAAGATTGAGACACACaactgaggagagctgggagctgaATGTGGCCATTGGAAGCGGctgtttatttttccccaaagggaaaggaTTTTTacaaaggtactgtgactctggggagttgtactgtttgaccaggaatcccagtaggggaccggtagtagagagggaaactgtgtattagttagagccccagtggggcaaggattttgttttattttattttatgctgctttgctcacagaatctttatatgtgaacaataaattgaCTTTACCCTGTTCAAGACCCGTCTGTTCatatgatcctgctcacaatatatacatatatatatatatatatatatatatatatatatatatatatatatatatatataattactgggTTTATGTTCAAGtgcattctcctttaacattatgtGTTTGCATACATTgcttgctttttaaaaatattaaatcttGTTTTCACTACATTCCCTCTCTGCATATCTTCATACATcaagacaaatgtttttttaaaaattttctatgATATTTAAACTCTTTAAAAATTGAGAGGCACTATCTATTTAAGGactttttgttaaaattttttctatattttt
Above is a genomic segment from Xenopus laevis strain J_2021 chromosome 3L, Xenopus_laevis_v10.1, whole genome shotgun sequence containing:
- the pcdhga3.L gene encoding protocadherin gamma subfamily A, 3 L homeolog isoform X38; the protein is MDCRLLWKAWTWQVMYVFYFVCWGWSNGQLHYTVVEESDPGTVIGNVARDLGLNVEHISERRLRLGPEESKKYFAVKLEMGDLLLNEKIDRETLCGPVSSCLLPVELIIEKPLELFRIIIEILDINDNSPHFVNSERLIKIAELAAPGLRFPLENAIDPDVGTNAVISYKMSPSQHFALSVKQLKDGKLFPELVLEHTLDREEIGEHQLILTALDGGHPPRSGTTKITIQVLDNNDNPPTFDQPVYKTSLLENIQWDTLLIKLNATDLDDGLNSEIEYSFADHTANVVERLFRLDPISGEIHVQGEIDFEESSFYEIYIRARDKGIPVMEGHCVIQVEIEDSNDNAPEIFVTSLEYSVAENTPVGTVVGLFNIIDRDSGKNGEVQLQLSAELPFQFLSLENHYSLITDAILDRETMPQYNIHFIASDLGVPPLFTEKTLNISDVNDNAPLFSQPFFYAFIHENNLPGMLLCKISATDIDEGTNALLTFSVMDSYIAGSPISSFIYINENNGNVYAQRSFDYEHIQHLEIPVFVEDRGSPILRTNATIHIFVLDQNDNHPTILYPVWTRETTEHQKVPRHVSIGYLVTKITAVDADSGYNAWLTYSILQATDPTLFQISPHTGEIRVMRHVLETDENTNTIFVLVRDNGEPALSSTAAVIVSFEEVVHDETPKSQDFQISSNEQSDVTLYLIISLVAIIIVSLVTFTVLTIKCLKTENAPTMCESFPCHPEPSLQIHSESTLKYMEVKTIPRSSVQSYKTCYSPALDRTDFTFLRPLDFPQLKDILNDPDSSFSLNGDFDEQNQQAQPNADWRFSQAAQKPGPSGTQPTEEAGVWPNNQFETERLQAMILASANEAAEGTSGLGGGTGTMGLSARYGPQFTLQHVPDYRQNVYIPGSTLTPTNGGGKREGKGNKKKSSKKDKK
- the pcdhga3.L gene encoding protocadherin gamma subfamily A, 3 L homeolog isoform X39, encoding MDCRLLWKAWTWQVMYVFYFVCWGWSNGQLHYTVVEESDPGTVIGNVARDLGLNVEHISERRLRLGPEESKKYFAVKLEMGDLLLNEKIDRETLCGPVSSCLLPVELIIEKPLELFRIIIEILDINDNSPHFVNSERLIKIAELAAPGLRFPLENAIDPDVGTNAVISYKMSPSQHFALSVKQLKDGKLFPELVLEHTLDREEIGEHQLILTALDGGHPPRSGTTKITIQVLDNNDNPPTFDQPVYKTSLLENIQWDTLLIKLNATDLDDGLNSEIEYSFADHTANVVERLFRLDPISGEIHVQGEIDFEESSFYEIYIRARDKGIPVMEGHCVIQVEIEDSNDNAPEIFVTSLEYSVAENTPVGTVVGLFNIIDRDSGKNGEVQLQLSAELPFQFLSLENHYSLITDAILDRETMPQYNIHFIASDLGVPPLFTEKTLNISDVNDNAPLFSQPFFYAFIHENNLPGMLLCKISATDIDEGTNALLTFSVMDSYIAGSPISSFIYINENNGNVYAQRSFDYEHIQHLEIPVFVEDRGSPILRTNATIHIFVLDQNDNHPTILYPVWTRETTEHQKVPRHVSIGYLVTKITAVDADSGYNAWLTYSILQATDPTLFQISPHTGEIRVMRHVLETDENTNTIFVLVRDNGEPALSSTAAVIVSFEEVVHDETPKSQDFQISSNEQSDVTLYLIISLVAIIIVSLVTFTVLTIKCLKTENAPTMCESFPCHPEPSLQIHSESTLKYMEVKTIPRSSVQSYKTCYSPALDRTDFTFLRPLDFPQLKDILNDPDSSFSLNGDFDEQNQAQPNADWRFSQAAQKPGPSGTQPTEEAGVWPNNQFETERLQAMILASANEAAEGTSGLGGGTGTMGLSARYGPQFTLQHVPDYRQNVYIPGSTLTPTNGGGKREGKGNKKKSSKKDKK